In one window of Hymenobacter nivis DNA:
- a CDS encoding LysR family transcriptional regulator, whose translation MNYTLHQLDVFAKVAHLQSVTKAAEALHLTQPAVSIQLKNFQDQFDIPLTEIISRRLYLTDFGREIAQAAEKILYEAHAINDRTLAHKGLLYGKLTLSVVSTGKYVMPYFLSGFMQAHKAIELAMDVTNRQKVVDSLANNEVDFALVSILPGQFNLNYLDLMPNKLYLIGRRLDQAEHTDKDPRLLETLPLIYREAGSGTRSMMETFIADHQLVVRKRLELTSNEAVKQALLAGLGYSIMPLIGIRNELLNNDLQIIPIRGLPLQTSWMLTWHKAKQLSPVAQAYLTYLQANKESTIQRWFGWYERF comes from the coding sequence ATGAACTATACGCTACACCAGCTTGACGTTTTCGCCAAAGTAGCGCACCTACAGAGCGTCACCAAGGCTGCCGAAGCCTTACACCTAACCCAACCGGCGGTGTCTATCCAGTTGAAAAACTTTCAGGACCAGTTCGATATTCCATTGACGGAAATAATCAGTCGACGCCTTTACCTGACCGATTTTGGTCGGGAAATTGCCCAGGCTGCCGAGAAGATTCTCTACGAAGCCCACGCCATCAATGACCGAACGCTGGCGCACAAGGGATTGCTTTACGGAAAGTTGACCCTATCCGTGGTTTCGACGGGTAAATACGTAATGCCCTACTTTTTGTCGGGTTTTATGCAAGCCCACAAGGCCATCGAGCTGGCGATGGATGTGACCAACCGGCAGAAAGTGGTGGATAGCCTGGCTAACAATGAGGTCGATTTTGCGCTGGTGTCCATTTTGCCCGGGCAGTTCAATCTAAATTATCTGGACCTAATGCCGAATAAACTGTACCTGATTGGTCGAAGGTTAGATCAGGCTGAACATACGGATAAAGACCCCCGGTTGCTCGAAACGCTCCCGCTCATTTACCGGGAAGCAGGTTCGGGGACCCGTTCGATGATGGAAACGTTTATTGCCGATCATCAATTGGTGGTGCGCAAGCGGTTGGAACTGACCTCGAACGAAGCCGTCAAGCAGGCACTATTGGCCGGTTTAGGCTATTCCATTATGCCCCTGATTGGCATTCGGAACGAATTACTCAATAACGATTTGCAGATTATCCCGATCCGTGGGTTGCCCCTACAAACCTCGTGGATGCTCACCTGGCACAAAGCCAAACAACTCTCGCCCGTGGCACAGGCCTACTTAACTTATCTTCAAGCGAATAAAGAGTCGACTATTCAGCGATGGTTTGGCTGGTATGAACGCTTTTAG
- a CDS encoding DUF2309 domain-containing protein — MEAPFKSPPQVSTPTLIREQVEQAARILSPVWPLKTFIACNPLQGLENLPFDEAVAQAARLFQGCDTRPEAEAVNRQLIKWCLAFLDEGQATLLMPNRSLGFYGAWKRLALFDNQLHQGNVAHQNWLSALPDEPEEAIVRCLEKLAVPAADQHQFLTHALTQLPGWAGYVHWRDCWQQPVANPVNPITVLEFLAVRLVITCLLWPTAIHHLATLTVADGRVAATLAKLKQDEATYQQTLLGQVLPHLNQLVATPPRPDAQLAFCIDVRSEPFRRRLETLGNYETLGFAGFFGLPVRVHEPADGAVYDSCPVLLKPSHDIYQKLVSNRPVDLARFWRGNRALQTIKSMYNTLKYNFVTPFALVETLGAACGLLMLGRTLTPTRSVRTRHALNEAIRPGLPTEPDLTGAPGNTGISPTEQAQYAEGALRLMGLTDNFGKLVIFCGHGSTTQNNPYRSALDCGACGGNHGGTNAQLLALMLNAPFVRQTLAGQGIHIPADTLFMAAEHNTTTDEMVLYETPQLASLHQPLIDPLRRALASVRTANSAARCETFGELEKERNPVSATERRSSDWAEARPEWGLARNAAFIVGARRLTQALDLEGRCFLHSYDWRADHTHSHLETILTAPMVVAQWINTQYLFSTLDPVAYGSGSKITHNVAGKLGVMQGNASDLMHGLPVQSVSSADDQAYHTPQRLLTVVVAPRAALDLVIGRQPILQKLFFNQWVHLVALDPLENKAFCLTGDECWQEVIG, encoded by the coding sequence ATGGAAGCCCCGTTTAAGTCCCCCCCGCAGGTCAGCACCCCCACCCTGATTCGTGAACAAGTCGAGCAGGCGGCCCGGATTCTCTCGCCGGTATGGCCCCTGAAAACGTTTATTGCCTGCAACCCGCTCCAGGGATTGGAAAACCTGCCCTTCGACGAAGCCGTTGCCCAGGCCGCCAGGCTGTTTCAGGGCTGCGATACCCGGCCCGAAGCCGAAGCCGTCAACCGGCAGCTCATCAAATGGTGCCTCGCTTTTCTGGACGAAGGGCAGGCCACCCTGCTGATGCCCAACCGAAGCCTGGGTTTTTATGGCGCCTGGAAACGATTAGCGCTATTTGATAATCAACTGCACCAAGGCAACGTAGCGCACCAGAACTGGCTGTCGGCCCTGCCGGATGAGCCGGAAGAGGCAATAGTACGCTGTCTGGAAAAATTGGCCGTGCCCGCCGCCGACCAGCACCAGTTTCTGACCCACGCGCTGACCCAATTGCCCGGCTGGGCAGGTTACGTTCACTGGCGGGATTGCTGGCAACAACCGGTTGCCAACCCGGTAAACCCCATCACCGTGCTGGAGTTTCTGGCGGTGCGCCTGGTGATTACCTGCCTGCTCTGGCCCACGGCCATCCACCACCTGGCCACGTTGACCGTGGCGGATGGGCGGGTGGCTGCTACCCTGGCCAAACTAAAACAGGACGAGGCAACCTATCAACAAACCTTGCTCGGGCAGGTATTGCCGCACCTCAACCAGCTCGTAGCCACGCCGCCGCGGCCCGACGCGCAATTGGCTTTCTGCATCGATGTCCGGTCGGAGCCATTCCGTCGCCGACTGGAGACCTTGGGTAACTACGAAACGCTGGGGTTTGCCGGATTTTTTGGTTTGCCCGTGCGGGTGCACGAGCCTGCCGACGGAGCCGTGTACGACAGTTGCCCGGTACTACTCAAACCAAGCCATGACATCTACCAGAAACTCGTTTCCAATCGTCCGGTCGATTTGGCCCGCTTCTGGCGGGGCAACCGGGCATTGCAAACGATAAAGTCGATGTACAACACCCTCAAATACAACTTTGTAACGCCCTTTGCCCTGGTCGAAACGCTCGGGGCGGCCTGTGGTCTGCTGATGCTGGGACGGACGCTGACCCCTACGCGAAGCGTCCGCACCCGACATGCGCTGAACGAAGCCATCCGGCCCGGCCTGCCTACCGAGCCTGACTTGACGGGGGCACCTGGTAACACCGGCATTAGCCCAACCGAGCAGGCGCAGTATGCCGAAGGGGCCTTGCGGCTCATGGGCCTCACCGACAACTTCGGGAAATTGGTCATCTTCTGCGGGCATGGCAGCACCACCCAAAACAACCCATACCGTTCTGCGCTCGATTGCGGGGCCTGCGGGGGTAACCACGGCGGCACCAACGCCCAGCTACTGGCCTTGATGCTAAATGCACCGTTTGTCCGGCAAACGCTGGCCGGGCAAGGAATCCACATTCCGGCCGACACGCTGTTTATGGCCGCCGAACACAACACCACGACCGATGAAATGGTGCTGTACGAAACCCCGCAGTTGGCAAGTCTTCACCAGCCCCTCATCGACCCGCTTCGGCGGGCCCTGGCCAGCGTCAGAACCGCCAACAGCGCGGCCCGCTGTGAGACCTTTGGCGAACTGGAAAAAGAACGTAATCCCGTAAGTGCCACCGAGCGACGTAGCAGCGACTGGGCCGAAGCTCGCCCGGAATGGGGATTGGCCCGCAATGCCGCCTTTATTGTTGGGGCCCGCCGGTTGACGCAGGCCCTCGACCTGGAGGGCCGCTGTTTTCTACACTCCTACGACTGGCGGGCCGACCACACCCACAGCCACCTGGAAACGATTCTGACGGCACCGATGGTAGTGGCACAGTGGATTAATACACAGTACCTGTTCTCCACGCTTGACCCCGTTGCCTACGGTAGTGGTAGCAAGATAACGCACAATGTGGCCGGGAAGCTGGGGGTGATGCAGGGAAACGCCAGTGATTTGATGCACGGTCTGCCGGTGCAGTCCGTTTCAAGCGCCGACGATCAGGCTTACCACACCCCGCAACGCCTGCTAACCGTAGTGGTCGCTCCCCGTGCAGCCCTCGACCTGGTTATTGGGCGGCAACCCATCTTACAGAAACTGTTTTTTAACCAGTGGGTGCATCTAGTCGCCCTCGATCCGCTGGAAAACAAAGCCTTTTGCTTAACTGGCGACGAATGCTGGCAGGAGGTGATCGGTTGA
- a CDS encoding proton-conducting transporter transmembrane domain-containing protein has translation MHFLFLSILPYILIIGLPLAGAIVNELFFRTEPIRGARLTTAAVWSGGLLAVLALIDTTLNPGRVNVAGFQGDALAWLMATLVLLVSGIIHQFSLRYMAGDRAYHRYYVNLSLVTASALLLVTADHLLLLLVGWGLSNGLLVRLIVHKSTWKASVESGKLAMKTFVAGFLCLSVAVALLWQVSGTVYLHQLVQIELTAASSWPVTVALLLIIIGAMTQSAQWPFQRWLISSLNSPTPVSALMHAGLVSGGGLLLARFAPLYLARPELLQVLLVVGGLTAVTGTAWKLIQNDIKRMLACSTIGQMGFMFMQCGLGLFPAAIAHICWHGLFKAFLFLNTGSAVEGNRKPTPVQSGGWPVWLLAGCCGLAGAYSFATMSHLAVAVADTTLLLTGFAFIAATQTAYTVLQSGSLTSRIIPAIALTLLAGALYGLSVRTIESLLTPLAIWSPQPLTALHLIVFGVFSLTWLPIPLKLPVTGQTSRVWQRLYVRALNGSQPHPRTTTPTRNSYHY, from the coding sequence ATGCATTTTCTCTTTCTATCAATACTTCCCTACATCCTCATTATCGGCCTGCCGCTGGCGGGGGCCATTGTAAACGAGTTATTTTTCAGAACAGAGCCGATTCGGGGTGCGCGGCTGACTACTGCCGCTGTCTGGTCGGGCGGACTGCTGGCCGTGTTGGCCCTGATCGATACCACGCTGAATCCGGGCAGGGTCAACGTAGCCGGGTTTCAGGGCGACGCGCTTGCCTGGCTGATGGCCACGCTTGTGTTGCTGGTCAGTGGCATTATCCATCAGTTTTCGCTGCGCTACATGGCTGGCGACCGAGCCTACCACCGCTACTATGTTAATCTTTCGTTGGTGACGGCCAGTGCGCTGCTGCTGGTTACGGCCGACCATCTGTTGCTACTGCTGGTGGGTTGGGGGCTGAGTAACGGGCTGCTGGTGCGGCTGATTGTTCACAAGAGCACTTGGAAAGCATCCGTCGAGTCAGGGAAGTTAGCCATGAAGACGTTTGTAGCCGGCTTTTTGTGCTTATCGGTGGCGGTGGCCCTGCTGTGGCAGGTAAGCGGTACTGTATACCTGCACCAACTGGTGCAGATTGAGTTGACGGCCGCTTCGTCGTGGCCGGTCACGGTGGCCCTGCTGCTCATTATTATCGGAGCCATGACCCAGTCGGCCCAATGGCCCTTCCAGCGGTGGCTCATCAGCTCCCTCAATTCACCCACGCCGGTGTCGGCCCTAATGCACGCCGGACTTGTCAGCGGGGGTGGCCTGCTGCTCGCCCGCTTTGCTCCACTCTATCTGGCGCGGCCCGAATTGCTCCAAGTGCTGCTGGTCGTGGGCGGCCTGACCGCCGTGACCGGCACGGCCTGGAAACTGATTCAGAACGACATAAAACGGATGCTGGCCTGCTCGACGATTGGACAGATGGGTTTTATGTTTATGCAGTGTGGCCTGGGCCTGTTTCCGGCGGCCATCGCCCACATTTGCTGGCATGGCCTGTTCAAAGCGTTTCTATTCCTCAATACGGGCTCGGCGGTGGAGGGAAACCGGAAACCGACCCCGGTCCAGTCGGGTGGTTGGCCTGTTTGGCTGCTGGCCGGCTGTTGCGGCTTGGCTGGTGCCTACAGCTTTGCGACCATGAGCCACCTCGCTGTTGCCGTTGCTGATACGACACTGCTACTAACCGGTTTTGCGTTCATCGCGGCTACCCAGACAGCCTACACCGTCCTGCAATCGGGTTCGCTGACCAGCCGGATTATTCCCGCCATTGCGTTGACGCTACTGGCGGGCGCGCTGTATGGTCTCAGCGTGCGGACGATCGAATCGTTGCTCACCCCCCTGGCTATCTGGTCTCCCCAGCCGCTGACGGCCCTGCATCTAATCGTTTTTGGGGTATTTTCCCTCACCTGGCTCCCTATCCCCCTGAAACTGCCGGTTACCGGGCAAACATCCCGTGTCTGGCAAAGGCTCTATGTTAGGGCGCTCAACGGCAGCCAGCCCCATCCGCGCACCACCACGCCCACCCGAAACAGCTACCACTACTAA
- a CDS encoding IS1 family transposase — protein MPGGLACLPAEQRQTGKAPRQRLERKHLPLRTRLKRLTRRKNCFSKKQFFHDGLITLFIFHFFF, from the coding sequence ATGCCTGGGGGCCTTGCCTGTTTGCCCGCCGAGCAGCGCCAAACAGGCAAGGCCCCCAGGCAACGGCTGGAACGCAAGCACTTGCCCTTGCGCACCCGTCTCAAACGACTGACGCGCCGGAAGAATTGCTTCTCTAAAAAACAATTCTTTCACGACGGCCTGATTACCTTATTCATCTTCCATTTCTTCTTTTAA
- a CDS encoding IS1 family transposase — protein sequence MVLEPVLCPSCQQPDAVYRHGKATDGTQRYRCTACRRTFQLRYRHKVHAVGVRAKIMDMARNGSGIRDTARVLGIRPQTGMGELKKRLKPEGTAPRAIPLTRRSRELTWGSMPTRGGRLYATKSSSAGSGG from the coding sequence ATGGTTTTAGAACCCGTTCTCTGCCCGTCCTGTCAGCAACCGGATGCCGTCTATCGGCACGGCAAAGCCACCGATGGCACCCAGCGCTACCGCTGCACGGCCTGCCGCCGCACCTTTCAACTACGCTACCGCCATAAAGTGCATGCGGTGGGCGTGCGGGCTAAAATCATGGACATGGCCCGGAATGGCAGCGGGATACGGGATACAGCCAGGGTGTTGGGCATCCGTCCTCAAACCGGGATGGGCGAGCTAAAAAAAAGATTGAAGCCGGAAGGCACTGCCCCCCGTGCCATCCCACTTACGCGCCGGAGCCGGGAGCTAACTTGGGGCAGTATGCCGACGAGAGGTGGTCGGTTGTACGCGACAAAAAGCAGCAGCGCTGGCTCTGGTGGGTAG
- a CDS encoding ISAs1 family transposase codes for MPTLLYVRGCLVSFDALRCQPVIAAQISHQGGDHRLALQGNQATLLAAAERALAQVSARQTLESWSLASHNTPLCTHVGVQTDLRWVDEQSRWPGLAALDRVETTRYSADEPPQPQAVRYYPSSRATLKPAQATAAIRYHWAIENKFHWHLDVTLGGRVLSM; via the coding sequence GTGCCGACCCTGCTCTACGTGCGCGGCTGCCTCGTCAGTTTCGATGCGCTCAGGTGTCAGCCGGTCATTGCGGCCCAAATCAGCCACCAAGGCGGCGATCACCGGCTGGCCCTCCAGGGCAATCAGGCTACACTGTTGGCCGCAGCCGAACGCGCCCTGGCCCAGGTGTCCGCCCGGCAGACGCTCGAATCCTGGAGTCTGGCCTCCCACAACACCCCGCTCTGCACGCACGTCGGCGTGCAAACCGACTTACGCTGGGTCGATGAGCAAAGCCGCTGGCCGGGGCTGGCCGCCCTGGACCGGGTCGAAACCACCCGCTATTCCGCAGACGAACCGCCCCAGCCGCAGGCTGTGCGCTATTACCCGAGCAGCCGCGCCACCCTTAAGCCCGCCCAGGCCACAGCCGCCATACGCTACCACTGGGCCATCGAAAACAAGTTCCACTGGCACCTGGATGTTACGCTAGGCGGTCGTGTGTTGAGTATGTAG